The Xanthobacter flavus genome includes a window with the following:
- the hemN gene encoding oxygen-independent coproporphyrinogen III oxidase, with protein sequence MTCPDTNTLLARYGQPVPRYTSYPTAPHFSPEVDAATYAGWLKALRPDGTVSVYIHVPFCAELCLYCGCQTAVARSRTPVKAYADRLVDEIGLVARHLPGRMTLTHLHFGGGTPTMLADEDFAAIMLALRDVFAFADDAEIAIEIDPRVMDADKVAVLAREGFNRASLGVQDFDPKVQEAIGRHQSLEETQQVADALRAAGIGALNLDLMYGLPHQDQASVRRTVEAALALDPDRIAVFGYAHVPWMKKHQALIPEQALPGAAERLAQAELVADILAGHGYRAVGLDHFAKADDPMARRAADGSLKRNFQGYTTDDAPVLIGFGASAIGALPQGYVQNLAATPQWHKAVEGGALPIARGIAVSDEDRLRRHVIERLMCDLAVDLDAACGSLGFPPDTFADEMAALEPLVADGLAVRRGGVVEVPEAARPFTRVVCAVFDARLSASRAAAPEKKRHAAAV encoded by the coding sequence ATGACCTGCCCCGATACGAACACCCTCCTCGCCCGCTACGGGCAGCCGGTGCCACGCTACACCAGCTACCCCACCGCCCCCCATTTCTCGCCCGAGGTCGATGCCGCGACCTACGCAGGCTGGCTGAAGGCGCTGCGGCCGGACGGAACGGTCTCGGTCTATATCCACGTGCCGTTCTGCGCCGAGCTGTGCCTGTATTGCGGCTGCCAGACCGCCGTTGCACGCAGCCGCACGCCGGTGAAGGCTTATGCCGACCGGCTCGTGGACGAGATCGGCCTCGTCGCCCGCCATCTTCCGGGGCGGATGACGCTTACCCATCTGCATTTCGGCGGCGGCACGCCCACCATGCTGGCGGACGAGGACTTTGCCGCGATTATGCTGGCGCTGCGGGATGTCTTCGCCTTCGCGGACGATGCCGAAATTGCCATCGAGATCGATCCGCGGGTGATGGATGCGGACAAGGTGGCGGTGCTCGCCCGGGAGGGCTTCAACCGCGCCAGCCTCGGCGTGCAGGATTTCGACCCGAAGGTGCAGGAGGCCATCGGCCGTCACCAGTCGCTGGAGGAGACGCAACAGGTCGCGGACGCGCTCCGGGCGGCCGGCATCGGCGCGCTGAACCTCGATCTCATGTATGGACTGCCGCATCAGGATCAGGCCTCCGTGCGCCGCACGGTGGAGGCGGCGCTGGCGCTCGATCCCGACCGCATCGCCGTGTTCGGCTATGCGCATGTGCCGTGGATGAAGAAGCATCAGGCCCTCATCCCCGAACAGGCCCTGCCCGGCGCGGCCGAGCGCCTCGCCCAGGCCGAGCTGGTCGCCGATATCCTGGCGGGGCACGGCTACCGGGCGGTGGGGCTCGACCATTTCGCCAAGGCGGACGACCCCATGGCGCGGCGCGCGGCCGACGGCTCGCTCAAGCGCAATTTCCAGGGCTACACCACGGATGACGCCCCGGTGCTGATCGGCTTCGGCGCCTCGGCCATCGGCGCACTGCCGCAGGGCTATGTACAGAATCTCGCCGCCACGCCCCAGTGGCACAAGGCGGTGGAGGGCGGCGCGCTGCCCATCGCGCGGGGCATCGCGGTGAGCGACGAGGACCGGCTGCGCCGCCATGTCATCGAGCGGCTCATGTGCGACCTCGCCGTCGATCTCGATGCCGCCTGCGGGAGCCTCGGCTTCCCGCCGGACACGTTCGCGGACGAGATGGCGGCGCTGGAGCCCCTGGTCGCCGACGGCCTGGCGGTGCGGCGTGGTGGCGTGGTGGAAGTGCCGGAGGCGGCGCGGCCGTTCACCCGGGTGGTGTGCGCCGTGTTCGATGCCCGCCTTTCCGCCAGCCGGGCGGCAGCGCCGGAGAAGAAGCGGCACGCGGCCGCAGTCTAG
- a CDS encoding helix-turn-helix domain-containing protein — MPSPAAAIAHKPYAQSRTYDSKSYAAPLSSARPAHRWTEEANTRTPTEVVARLGVVASYARNAEIFGEDQPAENLYIVLSGAVRICKLLGDGRRQIETFCLPGDVFGWEMTGRHRFSAEAVSECKIVRVKRSILFSRASDDTELAHALWALTAAELGRAQNHLLVLGRKTAQERVATFLLDMAERAGAGQGPNGTEVTLPMSRQDIADFLGLTIETVSRTLTHLEEISAIALPSSRRVVLRDGATLKRLNS, encoded by the coding sequence ATGCCGAGCCCCGCAGCAGCGATCGCCCACAAGCCCTACGCCCAGTCCCGGACGTATGACAGCAAGTCCTACGCAGCGCCCCTGTCTTCCGCACGGCCCGCCCATCGCTGGACCGAGGAGGCTAACACGCGAACCCCCACCGAAGTGGTCGCGCGCCTCGGAGTGGTTGCGAGCTACGCCCGCAACGCGGAGATTTTCGGCGAGGATCAGCCGGCCGAAAACCTCTACATCGTCCTGTCCGGCGCGGTGCGCATCTGCAAGCTGCTCGGCGACGGCCGGCGCCAGATCGAGACTTTCTGCCTGCCCGGCGACGTGTTCGGCTGGGAAATGACCGGCCGTCACCGCTTCTCCGCCGAGGCGGTGAGCGAATGCAAGATCGTCCGGGTGAAGCGCTCGATCCTCTTTTCCCGCGCCTCCGACGATACCGAGCTCGCCCACGCCTTGTGGGCGCTGACCGCGGCCGAGCTTGGCCGCGCGCAGAATCACCTTCTCGTCCTGGGCCGCAAGACCGCCCAGGAACGGGTCGCCACCTTCCTCCTGGACATGGCCGAGCGCGCCGGCGCCGGCCAGGGTCCGAACGGGACCGAAGTCACGCTGCCCATGTCGCGGCAGGACATCGCCGATTTCCTCGGCCTCACCATCGAGACCGTGTCGCGGACCCTGACCCATCTGGAAGAGATTTCCGCCATCGCCCTGCCGTCCTCGCGCCGGGTGGTGCTGCGCGATGGCGCGACCCTGAAGCGCCTGAACTCCTGA
- a CDS encoding sensor histidine kinase, giving the protein MLGDAARGAGAGLVALLLCRVAGLQPLGGNALLLQLAVIILVSGRGLFAGGAAVAVAFAGGIALRGLSGIDARVDLAAPALFLAVGLGIAVLGERLRRTRLAAVARDRDLLAREAHLSSILDTVPDAMVVIDERGIMRSFSTAAERLFGYTAAEAVGQNVSVLMPSPHREGHDGYITRYLTTGERRIIGIGRVVVGERKDGTTFPMELAVGEMRSTSERFFTGFIRDLTERQQTEARLQELQAELVHISRLTAMGEMASTLAHELNQPLSAIANYIKGSRRLLDSGTVQVEVLQGALEKAGEQALRAGQIIRRLRDFVSRGESERRVESLAKLVEEASALALVGAKEHGIQVRFLYDPKCDLVLADKVQVQQVLLNLMRNALEAMMETPRRQLLVRTEAVEDDMVMVSVSDTGHGISAEMGAQLFTPFVTTKRHGMGVGLSISRTIIEAHGGRIWAEPNPGGGAVFRFTLRAVGDAEAVHD; this is encoded by the coding sequence ATGCTTGGCGATGCCGCGCGCGGCGCCGGCGCCGGGCTCGTGGCGCTGCTGCTGTGCCGCGTCGCCGGGCTGCAACCGCTCGGCGGAAACGCGCTCCTGCTCCAGCTCGCGGTCATCATCCTCGTGTCCGGGCGTGGGCTCTTCGCCGGCGGCGCGGCGGTGGCCGTCGCCTTTGCCGGCGGCATCGCGTTGCGCGGTCTTTCCGGCATCGACGCCCGGGTGGACCTCGCGGCACCGGCGCTGTTCCTGGCCGTGGGGCTCGGCATCGCGGTGCTCGGCGAGCGGCTGCGCCGCACCCGCCTCGCTGCCGTCGCGCGCGACCGCGACCTGCTGGCGCGCGAGGCGCACCTCTCTTCCATTCTCGACACCGTGCCGGACGCCATGGTGGTGATCGACGAGCGCGGCATCATGCGCTCCTTCTCCACGGCGGCGGAGCGCCTGTTCGGCTACACCGCGGCCGAGGCGGTGGGGCAGAATGTCTCGGTGCTCATGCCCTCGCCCCATCGCGAAGGGCACGACGGCTACATCACGCGCTATCTGACCACGGGCGAGCGCCGGATCATCGGCATCGGGCGGGTGGTGGTGGGCGAGCGCAAGGACGGCACCACCTTTCCCATGGAGCTGGCGGTGGGCGAGATGCGCTCCACTTCGGAGCGATTCTTCACCGGCTTCATCCGCGACCTGACCGAGCGGCAGCAGACCGAGGCACGCCTGCAGGAGCTTCAGGCCGAGCTTGTGCACATCTCCCGCCTCACGGCCATGGGCGAGATGGCCTCGACGCTGGCCCACGAGCTGAACCAGCCGCTCTCGGCCATCGCCAACTACATCAAGGGCTCGCGTCGCCTTCTCGACAGCGGGACGGTGCAGGTGGAGGTGTTGCAGGGGGCGCTGGAGAAAGCCGGCGAGCAGGCCCTGCGCGCCGGCCAGATCATTCGCCGCCTCCGGGATTTCGTGTCCCGCGGGGAAAGCGAGCGGCGGGTGGAGAGCCTCGCCAAGCTGGTGGAGGAGGCGAGCGCCCTGGCCCTGGTCGGAGCCAAGGAGCATGGTATTCAGGTGCGTTTCCTCTATGATCCCAAGTGCGATCTCGTCCTGGCTGACAAGGTTCAAGTCCAGCAGGTGCTGCTGAACTTGATGCGCAACGCCCTGGAGGCAATGATGGAGACGCCGCGCCGCCAGCTTCTGGTCCGGACCGAGGCGGTAGAGGACGATATGGTGATGGTCAGCGTCTCGGACACCGGGCACGGCATCTCCGCCGAAATGGGGGCGCAGCTGTTCACGCCGTTCGTCACCACCAAGCGGCACGGCATGGGCGTGGGGCTGTCGATTTCCCGCACCATCATCGAGGCGCACGGCGGCCGCATCTGGGCCGAGCCCAATCCTGGCGGCGGCGCCGTATTCCGATTCACCCTCCGCGCCGTGGGCGATGCGGAGGCGGTGCATGATTGA
- the fixJ gene encoding response regulator FixJ, whose translation MIEQETAVIHVIDDDDAVRESLAFLLSTAGHVVHEHASARLFVEAGLPGADPSASCIITDVRMPDMTGIDLLQHLKEKGSSVPVIVVTGHGDVPLAVEAMKLGAADFLEKPFDDVAILDTVKSALDRRQKTNQHDAMRGQVVDRISGLSQRERQVLECLVAGQANKTIAYELGISPRTVEVYRANVMTKMKAQSLSELVRMALLAGIAPRQA comes from the coding sequence ATGATTGAGCAGGAGACAGCGGTGATCCACGTCATCGACGACGACGATGCGGTGCGCGAATCCCTCGCCTTCCTGCTCTCGACCGCCGGCCACGTGGTTCACGAGCACGCATCCGCCCGGCTGTTCGTGGAGGCGGGGCTGCCCGGCGCGGACCCCTCCGCGAGCTGCATCATCACCGACGTGCGCATGCCGGACATGACAGGCATCGATCTGCTTCAGCACCTGAAGGAGAAGGGCTCCAGCGTCCCGGTCATCGTCGTCACCGGCCATGGCGACGTGCCGCTGGCGGTGGAAGCGATGAAGCTCGGCGCGGCCGATTTCCTGGAAAAGCCGTTCGACGACGTGGCCATCCTCGACACGGTGAAATCCGCGCTGGACCGCCGCCAGAAGACCAACCAGCACGACGCCATGCGCGGGCAGGTGGTGGACCGCATCTCCGGCCTTTCCCAGCGCGAGCGGCAGGTGCTGGAATGTCTGGTTGCCGGACAGGCCAACAAGACCATCGCCTACGAGCTTGGGATCAGCCCCCGAACGGTGGAGGTCTACCGCGCCAACGTGATGACCAAGATGAAGGCGCAGAGCCTGTCAGAGCTGGTGCGCATGGCGCTGCTCGCCGGCATCGCGCCGCGTCAGGCGTGA
- a CDS encoding response regulator transcription factor, giving the protein MMALEEPPAFVVHIVDDDPAVCNSLKFALEVDGFNVQTYARSEEVLAADLSCGGCMIVDYNLPGINGLDLLRELDRRHVHLPAFLITSNPALHVRRRATDQGVAIIEKPLLGNQLAEAVRDSFDRSRPC; this is encoded by the coding sequence ATGATGGCGTTGGAAGAGCCGCCCGCGTTCGTCGTCCACATCGTCGACGATGACCCGGCGGTCTGCAATTCACTGAAATTCGCCCTGGAAGTGGACGGCTTCAACGTGCAGACCTATGCGCGCTCGGAGGAAGTGCTCGCGGCCGACCTGTCCTGCGGTGGTTGCATGATTGTGGACTACAATCTTCCCGGCATCAACGGCCTCGACCTCCTGCGGGAGCTGGACCGGCGGCACGTTCATCTCCCGGCCTTCCTCATCACCAGCAATCCGGCGCTTCATGTGCGTCGGCGCGCCACCGACCAGGGGGTCGCCATCATCGAGAAGCCGCTCCTTGGCAACCAACTAGCCGAGGCGGTGCGCGACAGCTTCGACCGCTCGCGCCCCTGCTGA
- a CDS encoding bifunctional acetate--CoA ligase family protein/GNAT family N-acetyltransferase, which translates to MTTRNLDALFHPRAIALVGASNRTGTVGALAARNLFEAGFEGPILSVNPKERAIRSSLNYASVADLPIPVDLAVVAAPPDQVPGVISQLGEKGCRAAVVLPAGYGPGEQFEGAEQRQALLDAARPHLLRIIGPNGLGFISTRAHINASIAHLMPAKGDVAFVSQSDTMTAAVLDWAHARGIGFSHVAALGEKADVDFGDLLDYLALDNTTRAILLYVESIADARKFMSAGRIAARAKPVIVIKAGRSVAGAQAALSHTGVLAGSDLVFDAALRRAGMLRVHEMRELFEAVTTLSAGIRLAGERLAILTNGGGAGVVAVDALEGSAGRLGTLLPGTVEALDKALPRTWSRSNPVDIQADADGARYGAALKALLADKGSDAVLVLHAPNALSDSSAAAEGVMAVLETRPRAPVLTCWLGESAAANARRRFAGRRIPTYDTPDEAVRAFGHLVAYQRNQTLLMETPPARSFDEPDRPAARRLVEGVLAAGRSALTEVEAKAVLAAYDIPVVDTRIATTPEEAGRLAAEIGFPVVVKVLSHDLTHKSDVGGVRLDLRTCAAVEDACRAIIASVAEKRPGARIEGFTVQAMIRRPNAQELIAGIGYDETFGPVVLFGQGGTAVEVIGDRAVALPPLNGVLAREMIERTRVAKLLAGYRDHPPADMNAVACTLVKVAELLADLPQIAELDINPLLADEHGVLALDARIVVHPTRVEGTRRFAIKPYPSDMSKRLDLTDGSTVALRPIRPEDEPGLVDVVHRSDPQDVRMRFLGSVKDFPHLMAARLSQIDYDREMAFVAQEDNGDICGVVRIIADPDNDAAEYAIMVRSDFKGKGLGFQLMSEILAHARKRGLRQVFGDVMRENGPMLRLAEDLGFKVTPGSEDPSVMRVVLNLDMPSAVGANVPLEV; encoded by the coding sequence ATGACCACGCGCAATCTCGACGCCCTCTTCCACCCCCGCGCCATCGCCCTCGTGGGCGCCAGCAACCGCACCGGCACCGTCGGCGCGCTGGCCGCGCGCAACCTGTTCGAGGCGGGGTTCGAGGGACCGATACTCTCCGTGAACCCGAAGGAGCGGGCGATCCGCTCTTCGCTCAATTACGCCTCGGTGGCGGACCTGCCGATCCCGGTGGACCTCGCCGTCGTCGCCGCGCCGCCGGACCAGGTGCCGGGGGTGATCTCCCAGCTCGGCGAGAAGGGTTGCCGTGCCGCCGTGGTGCTGCCCGCCGGCTACGGGCCGGGCGAGCAGTTCGAGGGGGCGGAGCAGCGCCAGGCGCTGCTGGATGCGGCGCGCCCGCATCTCTTGCGCATCATCGGGCCCAACGGCCTCGGCTTCATCTCCACCCGCGCCCACATCAACGCCAGCATCGCCCACCTGATGCCGGCCAAGGGCGATGTCGCCTTCGTCAGCCAGTCCGACACCATGACGGCGGCCGTTCTGGACTGGGCGCATGCCCGCGGTATCGGCTTCTCCCATGTGGCGGCGCTGGGCGAGAAGGCGGACGTGGATTTCGGCGACCTGCTCGACTATCTCGCCCTCGACAACACCACTCGCGCGATCCTGCTCTATGTCGAGAGCATCGCCGATGCCCGCAAATTCATGTCGGCCGGGCGCATCGCGGCGCGCGCCAAGCCGGTCATCGTCATCAAGGCCGGGCGCAGCGTGGCCGGGGCGCAGGCTGCCTTGTCCCACACCGGCGTGCTTGCCGGCAGCGACCTCGTGTTCGATGCCGCCCTGCGGCGCGCCGGCATGCTGCGCGTCCACGAGATGCGCGAACTGTTCGAGGCGGTGACGACGCTCTCCGCCGGCATCCGCCTGGCCGGCGAGCGGCTCGCCATCCTCACCAACGGCGGCGGTGCCGGCGTCGTGGCGGTGGATGCGCTGGAGGGCAGCGCCGGCCGGCTCGGCACCCTCCTGCCGGGGACGGTCGAGGCGCTGGACAAAGCCCTGCCGCGCACCTGGTCCCGCTCCAATCCGGTGGATATCCAGGCCGATGCGGACGGGGCGCGCTACGGCGCCGCCCTCAAGGCGCTTCTGGCCGACAAGGGCTCCGACGCGGTGCTGGTGCTGCACGCGCCGAACGCGCTCTCCGACAGCAGTGCCGCCGCCGAGGGGGTAATGGCCGTGCTGGAAACGCGCCCCCGTGCCCCCGTGCTCACCTGCTGGCTCGGCGAGAGCGCGGCCGCCAATGCCCGCCGCCGCTTCGCCGGCCGCCGCATCCCGACCTACGACACGCCGGACGAAGCGGTGCGCGCGTTCGGCCATCTGGTGGCCTACCAGCGCAACCAGACCCTTCTCATGGAAACCCCGCCCGCGCGCTCCTTCGACGAGCCGGACCGTCCCGCCGCCCGCCGGCTGGTGGAGGGGGTTCTCGCCGCCGGACGGTCCGCCCTCACCGAGGTGGAGGCGAAGGCGGTGCTCGCCGCCTACGACATCCCGGTGGTGGACACCCGCATCGCCACGACCCCGGAGGAAGCGGGCCGCCTCGCCGCGGAGATCGGCTTCCCGGTGGTGGTGAAGGTGCTGTCGCACGATCTCACGCACAAGTCCGACGTGGGTGGCGTGCGGCTCGACCTGCGCACCTGCGCCGCAGTCGAGGACGCGTGCAGGGCCATCATCGCCTCGGTGGCGGAGAAGCGCCCCGGCGCCCGCATCGAGGGCTTCACGGTGCAGGCGATGATCCGCCGGCCCAATGCCCAGGAGCTGATCGCCGGCATCGGCTATGACGAGACTTTCGGCCCGGTGGTTCTGTTCGGGCAAGGCGGCACGGCGGTGGAGGTCATCGGCGACCGGGCGGTGGCTCTGCCGCCGCTCAACGGCGTGCTGGCGCGCGAGATGATCGAGCGGACCCGCGTGGCCAAGCTGCTCGCCGGCTATCGCGACCATCCCCCGGCCGACATGAACGCGGTCGCCTGTACGCTGGTGAAGGTGGCCGAACTGCTGGCGGACCTGCCGCAGATCGCCGAGCTGGACATCAACCCGCTGCTTGCCGACGAGCACGGGGTCCTCGCCCTCGATGCCCGCATTGTCGTGCATCCGACGCGGGTGGAGGGCACCCGCCGCTTCGCCATCAAGCCCTATCCCTCCGACATGTCCAAGAGGCTGGACCTGACGGACGGTTCGACGGTGGCCCTGCGGCCGATCCGGCCGGAGGACGAGCCGGGCCTCGTGGATGTGGTGCATCGCTCCGATCCGCAGGACGTGCGGATGCGCTTCCTCGGCTCGGTGAAGGACTTCCCGCACCTGATGGCGGCGCGCCTCTCGCAGATCGACTACGACCGCGAGATGGCCTTCGTGGCGCAGGAGGACAATGGGGACATCTGCGGCGTGGTGCGCATCATCGCCGATCCGGACAACGACGCCGCCGAATACGCGATCATGGTTCGGTCGGATTTCAAGGGCAAGGGTCTGGGCTTCCAGCTGATGAGCGAGATTCTCGCCCATGCGCGGAAGCGGGGACTGAGGCAGGTGTTCGGCGACGTGATGCGCGAGAACGGTCCGATGCTGCGCCTCGCCGAGGACCTCGGCTTCAAGGTGACGCCGGGCAGCGAGGATCCCTCCGTGATGCGGGTGGTGCTCAATCTCGACATGCCGTCGGCTGTTGGTGCCAATGTACCGTTGGAGGTTTGA
- a CDS encoding putative bifunctional diguanylate cyclase/phosphodiesterase, translating into MSDANEVARGPWQSEYLALHDPVTSLPNRLLMMEFLSGALSSPQEGRRTLAVFALDIDNFRQLNDMYGLASGDLILAETARRLRRCVRDNDLVARVGADEFVLVATGLADTKAVDGLQRRLQAALSVPVALPSGAVAYPQADMGIALAPLDAQEPDRLVHCAELALNRAKDEGPGACCYFAADMNDEMAGRRTLEGDLRRAIVSDEFVLLFQPRCDARTLELLGVEALIRWDHPQLGRLAPDEFVPIAEKSGLVIPLGEWVLRKACDTISRLPELNVSVNVSVVQFRNGELVGTVESALRATSLPAHRLELEITESVLIENTDKALDILEGLKKLGVRLSMDDFGTGYSSLGYLRTFPFDALKIDRRFVGDLDQSKGALAIVQAILGLGRALGMQVVAEGVETETQLAVLKADSCDEVQGFYLGRPMTEEALRAYIAERRLAS; encoded by the coding sequence GTGAGCGATGCCAATGAAGTAGCGCGAGGGCCCTGGCAATCGGAGTATCTTGCGCTGCATGATCCCGTCACCAGCCTGCCGAACCGCCTTCTCATGATGGAGTTCCTGTCCGGCGCGCTCAGCTCGCCGCAGGAAGGCAGGCGGACGCTTGCCGTGTTCGCGCTCGACATCGACAATTTCCGCCAGCTGAACGACATGTACGGCCTGGCCTCCGGTGATCTGATCCTCGCCGAGACCGCCCGCCGGTTGCGCCGCTGCGTGCGCGACAACGACCTCGTTGCCCGCGTGGGCGCCGACGAGTTCGTGCTGGTGGCCACGGGTCTCGCCGACACGAAGGCGGTGGACGGGCTTCAGCGCCGTCTGCAGGCCGCGCTGAGCGTTCCTGTTGCCCTGCCGTCCGGCGCCGTCGCCTATCCGCAGGCCGACATGGGCATCGCCCTCGCGCCGCTGGATGCGCAGGAACCCGACCGTCTGGTGCACTGCGCCGAGCTTGCTCTCAACCGGGCGAAGGACGAGGGGCCGGGCGCCTGCTGCTATTTCGCCGCCGACATGAACGACGAGATGGCCGGGCGCCGCACGCTGGAAGGCGACCTCCGGCGCGCCATCGTGTCGGACGAGTTCGTGCTGCTGTTCCAGCCGCGCTGCGACGCGCGCACGCTGGAACTGCTGGGTGTCGAGGCCCTGATCCGCTGGGATCATCCCCAGCTCGGCCGGCTCGCGCCGGACGAGTTCGTGCCGATCGCCGAGAAGAGCGGGCTGGTGATTCCGCTCGGCGAATGGGTGCTGCGCAAGGCCTGCGACACCATCTCCCGCCTGCCGGAGCTGAATGTCTCGGTGAACGTCTCGGTGGTGCAGTTCCGCAACGGCGAACTGGTCGGCACCGTGGAATCCGCGCTCCGGGCCACCAGCCTGCCGGCCCACCGGCTGGAGCTGGAGATCACCGAGAGCGTGCTCATCGAGAATACGGACAAGGCCCTCGACATCCTCGAGGGGCTCAAGAAGCTGGGCGTCCGCCTCTCCATGGACGACTTCGGCACCGGCTATTCCTCGCTCGGCTATCTGCGCACCTTCCCCTTCGATGCCCTGAAGATCGATCGCCGTTTCGTCGGCGACCTCGACCAGAGCAAGGGTGCCCTCGCCATCGTGCAGGCCATCCTCGGCCTCGGCCGGGCGCTCGGCATGCAGGTGGTGGCGGAAGGGGTGGAGACGGAGACGCAGCTCGCCGTCCTC